Proteins co-encoded in one Apteryx mantelli isolate bAptMan1 chromosome 4, bAptMan1.hap1, whole genome shotgun sequence genomic window:
- the LOC106494995 gene encoding membrane-spanning 4-domains subfamily A member 4D-like, with translation MAATVTDSGGVRIIMEVIPATDTPAAQQASSSSLSTPVASSFRVHSFRRAQPKALGAIHIVTGIIRFCSGIILTTAERDIPSITVASGVLFWLGLLLLVTGSLLVESGKRENILLVKTCCIFSTGVVLSTLVATIVHATAITTNLPGCEHNWPHQLRGEDCFYTDRKILSDGLNLTFIIFCLLEFCIAVAALTFGYAAIKQHNYKHMVRMDPHRGLDVVMRLPWDG, from the exons ATGGCAGCCACAGTAACGGACTCTGGTGGCGTGAGGATCATCATGGAGGTCATCCCGGCCACAGACACCCCAGCAGCCCAGCAGGCCTCCAGCTCCAGTCTGTCCACACCTGTCGCCTCATCCTTCCGAGTCCACAGCTTCAGAAGGGCTCAGCCCAAAGCGCTGGGG GCCATCCACATTGTCACTGGAATCATACGCTTCTGCTCTGGGATCATCCTGACCACGGCAGAGCGTGATATCCCTTCCATCACTGTGGCCAGTGGGGTCCTCTTCTGGCTTGGACTCCTG CTCCTGGTCACAGGCTCTCTGCTGGTGGAAAGTGGAAAAAGAGAGAACATCCTGCTG GTGAAGACCTGCTGCATCTTCAGCACTGGGGTTGTTCTGAGCACCCTGGTGGCCACCATTGTCCATGCCACGGCTATCACTACGAACCTTCCCGGGTGCGAGCACAACTGGCCTCACCAGCTGAGAGGGGAAGACTGCTTCTACACTGACAGAAAG atCCTGAGCGACGGCTTGAACTTGACGTTCATCATCTTTTGCCTCCTGGAGTTCTGCATAGCGGTGGCAGCCCTGACGTTCGGTTATGCCGCCATCAAGCAGCACAACTACAAGCACATGGTAAGGATGGACCCTCATCGAGGACTGGACGTGGTCATGAGGCTTCCCTGGGACGGGTAA
- the ZP1 gene encoding zona pellucida sperm-binding protein 1 has protein sequence MGWGWSRYLVALLLLLSPGPGIAFSLLQYRYDCGDYGMQLLAYPTRGRTVRFKVLDEFGTLFEVANCSICLHWLNTGVDGGVIFSSGYEGCHVLVKEDHYILRVRMEEVLISGVIAASYEVNMTCPQTADYSILVDGNMRVEHQGNGIHQTQAGVLVPLPQPQPGLLHHVSQSALALPGHQLPLQTHSDQVHSVAQPHPGLVHPGLQRQPQPSLIRAGVQTQPGQVRPGVQTQSGIVRPGVQAQPPPGLVHPGVQTQHGPARPGVQPQSQPGLVRPLARPQPGLRPGIQSPAQPGLLHPGVQTQPGLVHPGFQPQSQPGLVRPGFQPQSQPGLVHPGLQSQSQPGLVHPGLQSQSQPGLVHPGLQSQSQPGLVHPGLQSQAQPGLVHPGLQSQPQPGLMHPGAQALAGLVRPGIQPQTQPGLARPGLQTHSQAGLIHSGVQTQTGLAHHGLQSQSQPSRVHPGVQTQAGLARPGQSRPSLARPGLHPQSRPGLARPALQPQTQPGLVRPGFHPQAQPGLLRPGLHPQPGLLRPTALFYPSAGAGAQLTREQCHVAAGKIPCTAPQGREACLQVGCCYDDMDRIAPCYYGNTATVQCLLDGHFIIVVPRGLSTQPYNLDSVRLANAEAHCDPVKVTEAFVMFRFPVTQCGTTVQVIEDRLIYENQLISTIDVQSGPQGSITRDSVYILHARCIYNASDLLPVRVEVAVPPTAAPLVEPGPLRLQLRIATDESYSTYHEDSDYPLVKVLRDPIYVEVRLLQKTDPNLVLVLHQCWASPSTSATAEPQWPILVDGCPFVGDNYRTQLVPMGPASPQLPFPSHYQRFVVSTFTFVESPSMAMLEGEVYIFCSASVCHLAQPEPCRPSCQLGVPSRARRSLGDKMTPDPVDTVISQGRIVFQESPKVQKG, from the exons ATGGGTTGGGGATGGAGCCGCTACCTCGTGGCCCTGCTGCTCCTCTTGTCCCCGGGGCCGGGCATCGCCTTCTCACTCCTGCAGTACCGCTACGACTGCGGGGACTACGGCATGCAGCTCCTGGCATATCCCACCCGAGGCCGCACCGTCCGCTTCAAAGTCTTGG ATGAGTTTGGCACCCTCTTCGAAGTGGCCAACTGCTCCATCTGCCTCCACTGGCTCAACACCGGAGTGGATGGAGGGGTGATCTTCTCCTCCGGCTACGAAGGCTGCCATGTCCTGGTAAAG GAAGACCACTACATCCTGAGGGTCCGCATGGAGGAAGTGCTGATCAGCGGGGTCATTGCTGCCTCCTACGAAGTCAACATGACCTGCCCGCAGACGGCTGACTACAGCATCCTCGTGGACGGGAACATGCGTGTTGAGCACCAAGGGAATGGCATCCACCAGACTCAGGCTGGCGTCCTCGTTCCCCtaccccagccccagcctggcctcctgcaccatGTGTCCCAGTCTGCCTTAGCTCTTCCTGGGCACCAGCTCCCGCTCCAAACCCATTCGGACCAGGTCCACTCCGTGGCTCAGCCCCATCCGGGTCTGGTACATCCTGGACTTCAGCGCCAACCCCAACCCAGCCTGATTCGCGCAGGGGTTCAAACCCAACCTGGCCAGGTTCGCCCGGGGGTTCAGACCCAGTCAGGAATAGTACGCCCGGGAGTTCAAGCCCAGCCCCCGCCTGGCCTCGTGCACCCAGGCGTTCAGACCCAACACGGCCCAGCTCGTCCTGGGGTTCAGCCCCAATCCCAGCCAGGCCTGGTTCGGCCCCTTGCTCGGCCCCAGCCGGGTTTACGTCCTGGCATCCAGTCTCCGGCCCAGCCTGGCCTGCTACACCCTGGGGTTCAGACCCAACCTGGCCTCGTTCACCCAGGATTTCAGCCCCAGTCCCAGCCTGGCCTCGTTCGCCCAGGATTTCAGCCCCAGTCCCAACCTGGCCTTGTTCACCCTGGACTACAGTCTCAGTCCCAGCCTGGCCTTGTTCACCCTGGACTACAGTCTCAGTCCCAGCCTGGCCTCGTTCACCCAGGACTGCAGTCTCAGTCCCAGCCTGGCCTCGTTCACCCAGGACTGCAGTCTCAGGCCCAACCTGGCCTCGTTCACCCAGGACTGCAGTCTCAGCCCCAGCCTGGCCTAATGCACCCTGGTGCTCAGGCTCTGGCAGGCTTAGTACGCCCTGGCATTCAGCCCCAAACCCAACCGGGCTTAGCTCGCCCTGGCCTTCAGACCCACTCTCAAGCTGGTTTAATACACTCTGGTGTCCAGACCCAAACTGGACTAGCTCATCATGGCCTTCAGTCTCAGTCCCAACCAAGTCGAGTGCACCCGGGTGTCCAGACCCAAGCTGGACTAGCGCGACCTGGCCAATCCCGACCGAGTCTAGCGCGCCCTGGGCTTCACCCCCAATCCCGACCAGGTCTAGCACGTCCTGCACTTCAGCCTCAAACCCAGCCAGGTCTAGTGCGCCCAGGATTTCATCCCCAAGCCCAGCCTGGTTTGCTGCGTCCTGGGCTTCACCCCCAGCCTGGCCTGCTGCGCCCCACGGCTCTCTTCTACCCCTCTGCAGGGGCAG GTGCCCAGCTAACGAGGGAGCAGTGCCACGTGGCTGCGGGGAAGATCCCCTGCACGGCCCCGCAGGGCCGCGAGGCCTGCCTGCAGGTGGGATGCTGCTACGACGACATGGACCGCATCGCTCCCTGCTATTACGGCAACACAG CAACCGTCCAGTGCCTGCTGGATGGGCACTTCATCATCGTGGTGCCCCGGGGCCTCTCCACCCAGCCCTACAACCTGGACAGCGTGCGGCTGGCCAATGCTGAGGCCCACTGTGATCCCGTCAAGGTGACGGAGGCTTTTGTGATGTTCCGCTTCCCCGTCACTCAGTGTGGTACCACTGTCCAG GTGATTGAGGACCGGCTGATTTACGAGAACCAGCTGATCTCTACCATCGATGTACAGTCAGGACCACAGGGCTCCATCACACGGGACAGCGTTTACAT CCTCCACGCTCGCTGCATCTACAATGCCAGCGACCTCCTGCCAGTCCGTGTTGAGGTTGCTGTGCCCCCCACAGCCGCACCCCTGGTCGAGCCAGGGCCTCTCCGGCTCCAGCTGCGCATTGCTACTG ATGAAAGCTATAGCACCTACCACGAGGACAGCGACTATCCCCTTGTGAAGGTGCTCAGGGACCCCATCTACGTAGAGGTTCGCCTCCTGCAGAAGACAGACCCCAACCTGGTTCTGGTCCTGCACCAGTGCTGGGCATCCCCCAGCACCAGCGCTACAGCAGAACCCCAGTGGCCCATCCTGGTGGACGG GTGCCCATTCGTAGGGGACAACTACAGGACCCAGCTCGTGCCCATGGGACCGGCCTCGCCGCAGCTGCCCTTCCCGAGCCACTATCAACGCTTTGTTGTCTCCACATTCACCTTTGTGGAGTCCCCCTCCATGGCCATGCTTGAAGGAGAG GTGTACATCTTCTGCAGTGCCTCCGTGTGTCACCTCGCGCAGCCGGAGCCCTGCCGGCCCTCCTGCCAGCTGGGAGTGCCGTCAA GAGCCCGCCGGTCTCTGGGTGACAAGATGACACCAGATCCCGTGGACACGGTCATTTCTCAAGGACGCATAGTCTTCCAGGAGAGCCCCAAGGTGCAGAAAGGCTGA
- the LOC106494986 gene encoding bile acid-CoA:amino acid N-acyltransferase-like, with the protein MAAELTVTPSSSLADRPVRVRVRGLAPSQLVTLLASLTDERGVRFQARAFYRADGDGEVDAERHAALGGDFAGVWPMGLFWFLRPDALFQRLVKRDVAGGPFRVRLEVFDALRLVTGPEDQPLAACTAERWYVGPGVQRAPVREGRVRGALFLPPGAGPFPGVIDMFGGAGGLIEFRAGLLASRGFAVLALAFFAYDDLPRALAELDLEYFEEAADLLLRHPKVRGPGLGVIGVSKGAEVALAMAAFLPQVAATVWINGTASLHGTPLLYKDVRIPPIPYYPERLVLTELGALDNASVFGDPRDPAHSGSAIPVEKVRGKVLFVVGEADRNFNSKLFAELATARMRKDSYRLLCYPGAGHLIEPPGSPLCSISGIRGSPMPVLWGGEPQPHARAQEHSWQEIIRFLELHLGPAASCQL; encoded by the exons ATGGCGGCGGAGCTGACGGTGACGCCCTCGTCCTCGCTGGCCGACCGGCCGGTGCGGGTGCGCGTGCGGGGGCTGGCgccctcccagctggtcacccTGCTGGCCTCGCTGACGGACGAGCGCGGCGTCCGCTTCCAGGCGCGCGCCTTCTACCGCGCCGACGGCGACGGCGAGGTGGACGCCGAGCGCCACGCCGCCCTGGGGGGCGACTTCGCCGGCGTCTGGCCCATGGGGCTCTTCTGGTTCCTGCGTCCCGACGCCCTCTTCCAGCGGCTGGTCAAGCGGGACGTGGCGGGCGGCCCTTTCCGCGTCCGCCTCGAGGTCTTCGACGCCCTCCGCCTGGTGACGGGGCCCGAGGACCAGCCGCTGGCCGCCTGCACCGCCGAGCGGTGGTACGTGGGCCCAGGCGTGCAGCGGGCCCCCGTCCGCGAGGGCAGGGTCCGCGGGGCCCTCTTCCTGCCTCCAG GAGCCGGGCCCTTCCCGGGGGTGATCGACATGTTTGGGGGCGCTGGGGGCCTCATCGAGTTTCGAGCCGGGCTGTTGGCCAGCCGGGGCTTCGCAGTGCTGGCCCTGGCCTTCTTCGCCTACGACGACCTGCCCCGCGCGCTGGCCGAGCTGGACCTGGAGTACTTCGAGGAGGCAGCTGACCTGCTCCTCCGGCACCCCAAG GTGCGAGGCCCTGGCCTGGGTGTCATCGGCGTGTCCAAAGGGGCGGAGGTGGCCCTGGCCATGGCCGCCTTCCTCCCGCAAGTGGCGGCCACGGTGTGGATCAACGGCACGGCCTCCCTGCACGGCACCCCGCTGCTCTACAAGGACGTCCGCATCCCCCCCATCCCCTACTACCCCGAGCGGCTGGTGCTCACCGAGCTGGGGGCCTTGGACAACGCGAGCGTCTTCGGGGACCCGCGGGACCCCGCTCACAGCGGCTCCGCCATCCCCGTGGAGAAGGTGCGGGGCAAGGTGCTCTTCGTGGTAGGGGAGGCCGACCGCAACTTCAACAGCAAGCTCTTCGCCGAGCTGGCCACGGCGCGGATGCGGAAGGACAGCTACCGCCTGCTCTGCtaccccggcgccgggcacctCATCGAGCCGCCCGGCTCGCCGCTCTGCAGCATCTCGGGCATCCGGGGCAGCCCCATGCCGGTGCTGTGGGGCGGCGAGCCCCAGCCGCACGCCAGGGCCCAGGAGCACTCGTGGCAGGAGATCATCCGCTTCCTGGAGCTGCACCTGGGCCCCGCTGCCAGCTGCCAGCTGTGA
- the CCDC86 gene encoding coiled-coil domain-containing protein 86 produces MGRPRGAAAGPETGPGAAGERQPGPGAAEGGPGPGETPAAAPAPARPARKAAKGRKEAAAATMMIPRGRPKSGRVWKDPGKKRFSHMIQDKPLRTSWERKMKERRERKLVKDLARQLQEGKQKEREEKKRRREENLKRRLENERKAEIVQVIRNPLKLKRAKKKQLRRVEKRDTLALLQKAPVRRKAVAE; encoded by the exons AtggggcggccgcgcggggcggcagcgggacCGGAgacggggccgggagcggccggGGAGCggcagccgggccccggggctgccgagggaggccccggccccggagagaccccggcggcggccccggccccggcccggccggcgcggAAAGCCGCCAAGGGGCggaaggaggcggcggcggcgacgatgATGATCCCCCGGGGCAGGCCCAAGTCGGGGCGGGTGTGGAAGGACCCCGGGAAGAAGAG GTTCTCGCACATGATCCAGGACAAACCCCTTCGCACCTCCTGGGAGCGGAAGATGAAGGAGCGGCGCGAGAGGAAGCTTGTCAAGGACCTGGCGCGGCAGCTGCAGGAGGGGAAGCAGAAGGAGCGAGAG GAAAAGAAGCGGAGGCGGGAGGAGAACCTGAAACGGCGCCTGGAGAACGAACGAAAAGCAGAGATCGTCCAAGTG ATCCGGAACCCGCTGAAGCTCAAGCGGGCGAAGAAGAAACAGCTGCGGCGGGTGGAGAAGCGCGACACGCTGGCCCTGCTCCAGAAGGCGCCCGTGCGGCGCAAAGCGGTGGCGGAATGA